Proteins encoded in a region of the Burkholderia ubonensis subsp. mesacidophila genome:
- a CDS encoding COG4648 family protein gives MSTPERIARGTLAVGAVVAYQAGAHYAAATPGAHGFGLAMALVPPLLLALGAALRSPRRAWLVPAWALAAAALWMAREPLARHFGWGLYLEHVSFNLAMALLFGRTLAAGQTPLCSRFAAMIHGALTPAVARYTRQITVAWTLFFVAIAAVSTLLFATAPIVAWSTFANYLSLPLVAVMFAAEHACRRFALPHEPRPRMLDAVRAYRQSTGARASHAR, from the coding sequence ATGAGCACGCCGGAGCGCATCGCGCGCGGCACGCTCGCCGTCGGCGCGGTGGTCGCGTACCAGGCCGGCGCGCATTACGCTGCCGCGACGCCGGGCGCGCATGGCTTCGGCCTCGCGATGGCGCTCGTGCCGCCGCTCTTGCTCGCGCTCGGCGCGGCGCTGCGCTCGCCGCGCCGAGCGTGGCTCGTGCCGGCCTGGGCGCTCGCCGCCGCCGCGCTGTGGATGGCGCGCGAACCGCTCGCGCGGCATTTCGGCTGGGGTCTGTATCTCGAGCACGTGAGCTTCAACCTCGCGATGGCGCTGCTGTTCGGCCGCACGCTGGCGGCCGGGCAGACGCCGCTCTGCTCACGCTTCGCAGCGATGATCCACGGCGCGCTCACGCCGGCCGTCGCGCGCTACACGCGGCAGATCACCGTCGCGTGGACGCTGTTCTTCGTCGCGATCGCCGCCGTGTCGACGCTGCTGTTCGCGACCGCGCCGATCGTCGCGTGGTCGACGTTCGCGAACTACCTGTCGCTGCCGCTCGTCGCCGTGATGTTCGCCGCCGAGCATGCGTGCCGGCGCTTCGCGCTGCCGCACGAGCCGCGGCCGCGCATGCTCGACGCGGTGCGCGCGTACCGGCAGTCGACCGGGGCCCGCGCCAGCCATGCGCGCTGA